One genomic segment of Gossypium arboreum isolate Shixiya-1 chromosome 3, ASM2569848v2, whole genome shotgun sequence includes these proteins:
- the LOC108474791 gene encoding probable serine/threonine-protein kinase PIX13 — translation MGICWGSSADNPTPTTTGRLSSVISQTTSNTASTSISRGSRFSASSGDEVFPNGQILPAPDLRIFSFAELKSATKNFRPEMVLGEGGFGKVFKGWLDEKTPGKSGSGTLIAVKKLNSESLQGFEEWQSEVNFLGRLSHPNLVRLLGYCWEDQELLLIYEFMQKGSLENHLFGRGSTVQSLEWSIRLKIAIGAAKGLSFLHTSDKQVIYRDFKASNILLDGSYTAKISDFGLAKLGPSASKSHVTTRVMGTYGYAAPEYVATGHLYVKSDVYGFGVVLVEILTGLRALDQNRPSGQHTLVDWVKPHLSERRKLKNIMDHRLEGKYPSKAAFRIAQLALKCLEPEPRNRPSMKEVVETLEQIESINEKPTEPKNRSTHHTTRRHRQQPVHQRSPLAPKHEVGRGYETPPRVR, via the exons ATGGGGATTTGCTGGGGCTCTTCAGCTGATAATCCAACACCAACCACCACTGGTCGTCTCAGTTCAG TGATATCTCAAACAACCAGCAATACAGCATCCACTTCAATATCTAGGGGCAGTAGGTTCTCAGCTTCAAGTGGGGATGAGGTTTTCCCAAATGGGCAGATATTGCCAGCACCTGATCTGAGGATCTTCAGTTTTGCAGAATTGAAGTCTGCAACTAAGAATTTCAGGCCTGAAATGGTGCTGGGCGAGGGAGGTTTCGGTAAAGTCTTCAAAGGTTGGCTTGACGAGAAAACACCAGGGAAGAGTGGTAGTGGAACCCTCATTGCTGTTAAAAAACTCAACTCTGAAAGCTTACAAGGATTTGAGGAATGGCAG TCCGAGGTAAATTTCTTAGGAAGGTTGTCTCATCCTAATCTTGTGAGGCTGCTAGGATATTGTTGGGAGGATCAAGAGCTTCTTCTCATTTACGAGTTTATGCAGAAGGGCAGCTTGGAAAATCATCTATTCGGAA GAGGTTCAACTGTTCAATCACTCGAATGGAGTATACGGCTTAAAATTGCAATAGGAGCAGCAAAGGGCCTGTCGTTCTTGCACACGTCGGACAAGCAAGTCATTTATAGAGATTTTAAAGCTTCAAATATACTGCTTGATGGG TCGTATACAGCTAAGATATCGGATTTTGGGTTGGCCAAATTGGGTCCTTCAGCTAGCAAATCTCATGTAACAACAAGAGTCATGGGTACATATGGTTATGCAGCTCCAGAATATGTTGCTACAG GACATTTATATGTAAAGAGCGATGTGTACGGTTTTGGTGTTGTTTTAGTTGAAATATTAACCGGCTTACGAGCACTCGACCAAAACCGCCCAAGCGGGCAACATACTCTGGTGGACTGGGTAAAGCCACATTTATCTGAAAGAAGAAAATTGAAGAACATAATGGACCATCGTTTGGAGGGCAAATATCCTTCCAAAGCTGCATTTCGAATAGCTCAACTTGCTTTAAAATGTCTTGAACCTGAACCTAGGAACCGCCCATCAATGAAAGAAGTTGTGGAGACTTTGGAACAGATCGAGTCAATCAATGAAAAGCCAACAGAGCCAAAAAACCGTTCCACTCATCACACAACTCGTAGACATCGCCAGCAGCCAGTTCATCAACGATCTCCACTCGCTCCAAAGCATGAAGTAGGCCGTGGTTATGAGACCCCACCACGGGTGAGGTAA